The sequence AAAGATCTTTTTCATTATTTTTTATTTCAAAAACAAATAACATTATAATTTTACTTATAAAAAACCAAATGAGATAAAATAAGTAGTAATAATTTCAAATTTTGATAAATTAAAAAAACGTTATATTGGTAAAAAAATGATTAAATAGAAATAATTAAATAAATATTTGCAATTCAATTGTAAAATAATCGAAATTGTTGGATTGAGTGAACATATTTACTATCTCAACCGTCGTAGTTGAGACGAAGGTAACTATGTAAAGCCGTATTCGATGGTCGAACGACTTGAATGTTACCAAAAAACAACTAAAAGAAGGAGAAGAAGTGACAAGTGAAGCAAAACGCGTCTTGACTCACAGTTCGAGCTAGGCTCTAGTTATTAGCGCGAATTGGCAAACAAGATGCAAAAAGCCAATAAAGGGTATCGGCTCATTGATTCACTATTCATTTCTCTTTGAACGAAGTTAACCAGGAGGATGTCTCATGAAGGCAGGTTTTAAGTACATTGTTTTAGCAGCAGTAGCCTCGCTTCTTTTTGCTTGTGGTGGAAAGAAACAAGACAATAATCAGATGGAAGGGGTGAAATATCCCGAATGGGTAATGAAAGGTAGTGGTGCATTTGGCGGTGAGCAAGGTCGCGTATTTTACGGAGTAGGATCAGTAAGTGGTATTAAAAATCATGCATTAGCTCGTACAACCGCTGATAACAGAGCCCGTGCAGAAATTGCCAAAATTTTTGAAACTTACACAGCATCGTTGATGAAAGATTATATGGCATCAACAACTGCTGGTGACATGTCTGCATCAAGCGAAGAGCAACATGTTGAACAAGCTATTAAGACGTTTAGCGCTGTTACACTTTCAGGCGTTCAAGTAGTTGATCATTGGATTCATCCTGATGGCACTGTTTATGCTCTTGCCCAGTTAGATCTACAGACATTTAAAGACAGCATGGGTAAAGCTAAAGAGCTTAGCGCTGCAGTTCGTGACTATGTCCGTGAGAACGCCGAAAAAGCACATATGGATCTTGAGAAAGAAGAAGCAAAAAGGTCCGGCGAAGGCGGCTGATTAATTTAGAAATGTAGCTCCGCAGCATACTAATTAAAATAATATAAGTGTGCTGCGGAGTAGGTATTTATACATCGCGACTTTTTGCCTGAGAGCGATTCTCGGGCGCAGTGAGGATTGGCATGAAGGCAATGTCCTTTTTGGTCGCACTCGTTTTTTGCTCGGTAAGCACAATAGCTTGGGCATTAACACCAAAAGAAATTTACAAGAAATCTGGACCCGCGGTTGTACTCATCTTGGGCTCAGATGACGGTAAGACCGGCTCAGGTGGTACGGGTTCAATTATTACCCAAGAAGGCAAAGTTATAACTAATGCTCATGTGGTGTTAAACCATAATAACCAGCCGTTTAAAATCCTCTATGTATTTTTGAAACCAGATAAAATTACTGGCGATAATTCAAAAGATTTAGTTAATCGTTTTAAGGCACGTGTGCTTCGCTACAGTGTACCTAATGAACTTGATTTGGCATTATTGCAAATAGAAAATCCGCCTGCAGACTTAGCAACTGTTGCTTTTGGTGACCCTAATAAGGTTGAAGTAGGAGATGACAGTATTGCTATTGGGTGTCCTGAGCAAGGT is a genomic window of Deltaproteobacteria bacterium containing:
- a CDS encoding LPP20 family lipoprotein → MKAGFKYIVLAAVASLLFACGGKKQDNNQMEGVKYPEWVMKGSGAFGGEQGRVFYGVGSVSGIKNHALARTTADNRARAEIAKIFETYTASLMKDYMASTTAGDMSASSEEQHVEQAIKTFSAVTLSGVQVVDHWIHPDGTVYALAQLDLQTFKDSMGKAKELSAAVRDYVRENAEKAHMDLEKEEAKRSGEGG